The Strix aluco isolate bStrAlu1 chromosome 1, bStrAlu1.hap1, whole genome shotgun sequence genome has a window encoding:
- the FAM8A1 gene encoding protein FAM8A1: MAESAAEPSAGRTGAGAAAAMAEGDSERSDSERSDNVARAGEAAAAASSPPCSPPCSPPAAAGGEGAGTKPLSAAEYARRVHQWLWDSYCGYLGWQGCLPALLANANSAAASPGPPRVAAPPPPPPSPPPGAAAAAYYSPFYLFAPVPAHTATAGPGPRASAGAWPGAAGRLAPLPRATSSSAAGTSGSAAPRETGRPAGREFIIPSLAHRFIAEMVDFFILFFIKATIVLSIMHLSGIKDISKFAMHYIIEEIDEDTSMEDLQKMMIVALIYRLLVCFYEIICIWGAGGATPGKFLLGLRVVTCDTSVLIAPSRVLVIPSSNVSMTTSTIRALIKNFSIASFFPAFITLLFFQHNRTAYDIVAGTIVVRRNGVR, translated from the exons atggcGGAGTCCGCTGCGGAGCCGAGCGCGGGCCGGACCGGCGCTGGGGCGGCGGCAGCGATGGCGGAGGGTGATAGCGAGCGGAGCGACAGCGAGCGGAGCGACAACGTCGCCAGAGCGGGGGAGGCCGCGGCCGCCGCGTCGTCTCCGCCGTGCTCCCCTCCGTGCTCCCCTCCGGCGGCCGCTGGGGGCGAGGGCGCCGGGACGAAGCCGCTGAGCGCGGCGGAGTACGCGCGGCGCGTTCACCAGTGGCTCTGGGACTCGTACTGCGGGTAcctgggctggcagggctgcctgcccGCCCTCCTCGCCAACGCCAAcagcgccgccgccagccccggcccccctcgcgtcgccgcgccgccgccgcccccgccctccccgccgcccggagccgccgccgccgcttacTACAGCCCCTTCTACCTCTTCGCTCCGGTGCCAGCGCACACGGCCACCGCCGGGCCAGGGCCCCGCGCCTCAGCCGGCGCTTGGCCGGGAGCGGCGGGTAGGTTGGCCCCTCTGCCCAGGGCGACCTCCAGCAGCGCCGCCGGCACCAGCGGCAGCGCCGCCCCCAGGGAGACGGGGCGGCCGGCAG GTCGGGAGTTCATTATCCCTTCGTTGGCACACAGGTTCATAGCAGAgatggtggatttttttattctgttctttataaAGGCAACCATTGTTTTAAGTATTATGCACCTCAGTGGAATAAA GGACATCTCTAAATTTGCCATGCATTACATAATAGAAGAAATAGATGAAGATACGTCCATGGAAGATTTGCAGAAAATGATGATAGTAGCTCTCATCTACAGGCTATTAGTCTGCTTCTATGAG ataaTCTGTATTTGGGGAGCAGGTGGAGCAACCCCAGGGAAGTTCTTGCTTGGACTGCGAGTTGTGACATGCGATACATCTGTACTTATTGCGCCCAGCCGTGTGTTAGTCATTCCGTCTTCTAATGTCAGTATGACAAC gTCCACAATACGAGCTTTGATCAAGAATTTTTctattgcttcattttttcctgcATTCATTACACTGCTGTTTTTCCAGCACAACAGAACAGCCTATGATATCGTAGCAGGAACTATTGTGGTAAGAAGAAATGGAGTCAGATGA